One Streptomyces sp. RPA4-2 genomic window carries:
- a CDS encoding MarR family winged helix-turn-helix transcriptional regulator, protein MGEHTGEPSSTGDSVDRHVALWSKELDWMDPVKEAIFVRLAILARHAAQARRDTLDSDGLRHWQFKVLLTLRRAGPPYTASPSDLADRLGLTRGALSARLAPLEDAGLITRTHRAADRRRVEVRLTEAGYAAFERHAVSEDEGENALLAALTAAERRTLADLLRKLVVAAESGATAP, encoded by the coding sequence ATGGGGGAGCACACGGGGGAGCCGTCCTCGACCGGGGACTCCGTCGACCGGCACGTGGCGCTCTGGTCCAAGGAGCTCGACTGGATGGACCCGGTCAAGGAGGCGATCTTCGTCCGGCTCGCGATCCTGGCCCGGCACGCCGCGCAGGCCCGCCGGGACACCCTCGACTCGGACGGACTGCGCCACTGGCAGTTCAAGGTGCTCCTGACGCTGCGCAGGGCCGGGCCGCCGTATACGGCGAGCCCGTCGGATCTCGCCGATCGGCTCGGTCTGACCCGCGGTGCCCTGTCGGCGCGGCTCGCCCCACTGGAGGACGCGGGACTGATCACCCGTACGCACCGGGCGGCCGACCGGCGGCGGGTGGAGGTACGGCTCACCGAGGCCGGATACGCCGCATTCGAACGGCACGCGGTGTCGGAGGACGAGGGTGAGAACGCGCTGCTCGCAGCGCTGACCGCAGCAGAGAGGCGGACACTCGCAGACCTGCTGCGGAAACTGGTCGTGGCCGCCGAGTCCGGTGCGACCGCCCCATAG
- a CDS encoding nuclear transport factor 2 family protein produces the protein MGTMAGPAFDTEALRRGIEGHDAAEMLALYADDAEIQIVDRNTQPSHPMVKHGRGEIADMLNDVYSRDMVHKLEQCVIQGDHVAFTESCLYPDGVRVLASSMMSLRDGKIVEHTLLQAWDE, from the coding sequence ATGGGCACCATGGCAGGCCCCGCCTTCGACACCGAAGCGCTGCGCCGCGGAATCGAAGGACACGACGCGGCGGAGATGCTGGCGCTGTACGCGGACGACGCGGAGATACAGATCGTCGACCGCAACACTCAGCCCAGTCACCCGATGGTGAAACACGGTCGTGGCGAGATCGCCGACATGCTGAACGACGTCTACAGCCGGGACATGGTCCACAAGCTCGAACAGTGTGTCATCCAGGGCGACCACGTCGCCTTCACCGAGTCCTGCCTCTATCCGGACGGCGTGCGGGTACTGGCCAGCTCGATGATGTCGCTGCGGGACGGCAAGATCGTCGAACACACGCTGCTGCAGGCATGGGACGAGTAG
- a CDS encoding RNA polymerase sigma factor encodes MSNDETFAAAYREHYWAVSRYVARRLDGRSGDVEEVVAEVFTVAWRRRSDLPPSPLPWLYGVARHCLANVVRGYGRRRRLLDRLGNDESAHGRQVVESPDSGSPGDWVHEALARLSPADQEILRLTAWEELGVDEVAVALGCGTRAAAMRLHRARRRLRAEIDRPHLAAVPGTATPCHDTPKEHGHG; translated from the coding sequence ATGAGCAACGACGAGACCTTCGCCGCTGCCTATCGCGAGCACTACTGGGCGGTCAGCCGCTACGTGGCGAGGCGACTGGACGGCCGGAGCGGTGATGTGGAGGAGGTGGTGGCGGAGGTCTTCACCGTCGCCTGGCGGCGGCGGTCCGACCTTCCGCCGTCGCCGCTCCCCTGGCTCTACGGGGTGGCGCGCCACTGTCTGGCCAACGTCGTACGCGGCTACGGGCGGCGCCGCAGGCTCCTCGATCGGCTGGGCAACGACGAGAGCGCGCACGGCAGACAGGTGGTCGAGAGCCCCGACTCCGGGTCACCGGGCGACTGGGTGCACGAGGCACTGGCCCGGCTCTCACCGGCGGACCAGGAAATACTGCGCCTCACGGCCTGGGAGGAACTGGGCGTCGACGAGGTCGCCGTCGCCCTCGGCTGCGGCACCCGCGCCGCGGCGATGCGCCTGCACCGCGCCCGCCGCCGGCTCAGAGCCGAGATCGACCGTCCGCACCTCGCCGCGGTCCCCGGTACCGCGACGCCCTGCCACGACACCCCGAAGGAGCACGGCCATGGCTGA
- a CDS encoding CU044_5270 family protein has protein sequence MESGSTPVPLGRIAARAAADRSQRLRQGTHTQTWSLSMTAGPGARPAVTLPEERVIRWRADGSHTELVVATDPRRPGEPVITGADPVPRTVEDGHVLSRRTFPPSWSDAPPQATPPRDIGRLRAYLDELDPTGPLGTSQLLDAVSELLDNWTLGSRENAAVVRLLADAKGLRPAGAVTDRLGRPGQAYVYEDTAHAVRRMLILNPVTGAVLGLEDTVTKDDAEFGVRAGDVMSYSAWMR, from the coding sequence ATCGAGTCCGGCTCCACCCCCGTCCCTCTCGGCCGGATCGCCGCACGGGCGGCCGCCGACCGCTCCCAGCGGCTGCGCCAGGGAACCCACACGCAGACCTGGAGCCTGAGCATGACCGCGGGCCCCGGCGCCCGGCCGGCGGTCACGCTGCCCGAGGAACGCGTGATCCGCTGGCGGGCGGACGGCAGCCACACGGAACTCGTCGTGGCCACCGACCCCCGCCGTCCGGGCGAGCCCGTCATCACCGGAGCCGACCCCGTCCCGCGCACCGTCGAGGACGGTCATGTGCTCAGCAGGCGGACCTTCCCGCCCAGCTGGAGCGATGCCCCACCTCAGGCCACCCCGCCGCGCGACATCGGGCGGCTGCGCGCCTACCTCGACGAACTCGACCCCACCGGACCGCTGGGCACGTCCCAACTTCTCGACGCGGTCAGTGAGTTGCTGGACAACTGGACCCTCGGTTCACGCGAGAACGCGGCAGTGGTCCGTCTCCTCGCCGACGCGAAGGGGCTGCGTCCGGCCGGCGCGGTCACCGACCGGCTGGGCCGCCCGGGACAGGCGTACGTGTACGAGGACACCGCGCACGCCGTGCGCCGGATGCTGATCCTGAATCCGGTGACCGGCGCCGTACTCGGCCTGGAGGACACCGTCACCAAGGACGACGCGGAGTTCGGCGTCCGGGCCGGGGACGTGATGTCGTACAGCGCGTGGATGCGCTGA
- a CDS encoding S-(hydroxymethyl)mycothiol dehydrogenase: protein MAQEVRGVIAPGKNEPVRVETIVVPDPGPGEAVVKIQACGVCHTDLHYKQGGINDDFPFLLGHEAAGAVESVGDGVTDVAPGDFVILNWRAVCGQCRACLRGRPWYCFNTHNAKQKMTLTDGTELSPALGIGAFAEKTLVAAGQCTKVDPAVSPAVAGLLGCGVMAGIGAAINTGNVGRGDSVAVIGCGGVGDAAIAGARLAGAAKIIAVDIDDRKLTTASKLGATHTVNSSSTDPVAAIQELTGGFGADVVIDAVGRPETYKQAFYARDLAGTVVLVGVPTPEMKLELPLLDVFGRGGALKSSWYGDCLPSRDFPMLIDLHLQGRLDLEAFVSETIALDEIEPAFERMHHGDVLRSVVMF, encoded by the coding sequence ATGGCGCAGGAAGTACGTGGCGTGATCGCCCCGGGCAAGAACGAACCGGTGCGCGTGGAGACCATCGTCGTGCCTGATCCGGGGCCGGGAGAGGCCGTGGTGAAGATCCAGGCGTGCGGGGTCTGCCACACCGACCTGCACTACAAGCAGGGGGGCATCAACGACGACTTCCCGTTCCTGCTCGGCCATGAGGCGGCGGGCGCCGTGGAGTCGGTCGGCGACGGGGTCACGGACGTCGCACCCGGCGACTTCGTGATCCTCAACTGGCGTGCCGTGTGCGGGCAGTGCCGTGCGTGTCTGCGCGGGCGGCCCTGGTACTGCTTCAACACTCACAACGCGAAGCAGAAGATGACCCTCACGGACGGCACCGAGCTGTCCCCGGCCCTCGGTATCGGCGCCTTCGCCGAGAAGACCCTCGTCGCCGCCGGACAGTGCACCAAGGTCGACCCGGCCGTCTCCCCGGCGGTCGCCGGACTGCTCGGCTGCGGTGTGATGGCGGGGATCGGTGCCGCCATCAACACCGGCAACGTCGGCCGGGGCGACTCCGTCGCCGTCATCGGCTGCGGTGGCGTCGGCGACGCGGCGATCGCGGGGGCCCGGCTGGCCGGCGCCGCGAAGATCATCGCCGTCGACATCGACGACCGGAAGCTGACCACCGCCTCGAAGCTCGGCGCGACGCACACCGTCAACTCCTCCTCGACCGACCCCGTCGCGGCGATCCAGGAGCTGACCGGGGGCTTCGGCGCCGACGTCGTCATCGACGCGGTCGGCCGCCCCGAGACGTACAAGCAGGCCTTCTACGCCCGTGACCTCGCGGGTACGGTCGTCCTGGTCGGCGTGCCGACCCCGGAGATGAAGCTGGAGCTGCCGCTGCTCGACGTCTTCGGACGCGGCGGAGCCCTCAAGTCGTCCTGGTACGGCGACTGCCTGCCCTCCCGCGACTTCCCGATGCTGATCGACCTGCACCTCCAGGGACGGCTGGACCTGGAGGCGTTCGTGAGCGAGACGATCGCCCTGGACGAGATCGAGCCCGCCTTCGAGCGGATGCACCACGGCGACGTGCTGCGCTCGGTGGTGATGTTCTGA
- a CDS encoding ABC transporter ATP-binding protein, producing MTIAGTQAEPPAWRLLLGYVRPHRWALFAGALLALTTGGTGLLLPLVARGLIDDLSHDRPIGRALIGMAALVVTNTAVGALGSYVLRRTAESVVLGARRALSSYLLRLRIPAVDRSEPGDLMARITSDTTLLREVTTDSLVGIGTGGLTLVATVVMMGLVDVVLLGVTLGVILCAGTVLGLIVPRINRASKRAQDAVGVMGAALERILGALRTIKASGAEHREEQTIHAAAEESWRQSVRAAKWSAAAGNTAGLAMQIAFITVLAVGGARVATGAIGVGTLVAFLLYVFYLMSPIQQVVGAVTQYQTGAAALARIQEALRLPAEPASLPTPLPTPGSAPASLAFDDVRFRYADDLQYVHHGVTFAVPARGMTAFVGPSGAGKTTVFSLIERFYDPESGVITVDGRPLEDWNLSQLRSAIGYVEQDAPVLSGSLRDNLLLGNPEADEAEVTRVVRTTRLDGLVARLPRGLDTLVGHRGTKLSGGERQRVAIGRALLRRPRLLLLDEATSQLDAVNEAALRDTVADVARTTTVLVVAHRLSTVTMADRIVVMDAGRVRAVGTHRELVAGDPLYAELAATQFLATAG from the coding sequence GTGACCATCGCAGGGACGCAAGCCGAACCACCCGCCTGGCGGCTGCTTCTCGGATACGTACGCCCGCACCGGTGGGCCCTGTTCGCGGGCGCCCTGCTGGCGCTGACGACCGGTGGCACCGGTCTGCTGCTGCCGCTGGTGGCGCGCGGACTCATCGACGACCTGTCGCACGACCGGCCCATCGGGCGGGCGCTGATCGGCATGGCGGCGCTCGTGGTGACCAACACGGCGGTGGGCGCGCTGGGTTCGTACGTGCTGCGGCGCACCGCCGAGTCGGTGGTCCTCGGCGCGCGGCGCGCCCTGTCGTCCTATCTGCTGCGGCTGCGCATACCGGCCGTGGACCGCAGCGAGCCGGGCGACCTGATGGCCCGCATCACCTCCGACACGACACTGCTGCGCGAGGTCACCACCGACTCGCTCGTGGGCATCGGCACCGGCGGCCTCACACTCGTCGCGACGGTGGTGATGATGGGGCTGGTCGACGTGGTGCTGCTCGGCGTCACCCTCGGGGTGATCCTGTGCGCGGGAACGGTGCTCGGCCTGATCGTGCCGCGCATCAACCGGGCCAGCAAGCGGGCTCAGGACGCGGTCGGCGTGATGGGCGCCGCGCTGGAGCGGATCCTCGGCGCACTGCGCACGATCAAGGCGTCCGGGGCCGAGCACCGCGAGGAGCAGACCATCCACGCGGCGGCCGAGGAGTCCTGGCGGCAGAGCGTGCGGGCCGCCAAGTGGTCGGCGGCGGCGGGCAACACGGCGGGGCTCGCGATGCAGATCGCCTTCATCACGGTTCTCGCGGTGGGCGGCGCCCGGGTGGCGACCGGCGCGATCGGCGTGGGCACCCTGGTCGCCTTCCTTCTCTACGTCTTCTACCTCATGTCGCCGATCCAGCAGGTCGTCGGCGCGGTCACGCAGTACCAGACCGGCGCCGCGGCGCTCGCCCGGATCCAGGAGGCGCTGCGGCTGCCCGCGGAACCGGCCTCGCTCCCCACGCCGCTGCCGACGCCCGGCTCGGCGCCCGCCTCGCTCGCCTTCGACGACGTCCGCTTCCGGTACGCCGACGACCTGCAGTACGTCCATCACGGCGTGACGTTCGCCGTACCGGCCCGCGGCATGACGGCCTTCGTCGGCCCCTCGGGCGCGGGCAAGACCACCGTGTTCTCCCTCATCGAGAGGTTCTACGACCCCGAGTCCGGCGTGATCACGGTGGACGGCCGTCCGCTGGAGGACTGGAACCTGTCGCAGCTCAGGTCCGCCATCGGGTACGTGGAGCAGGACGCGCCGGTCCTGTCGGGTTCCCTGCGGGACAATCTGCTGCTCGGCAACCCGGAGGCCGACGAGGCGGAGGTGACCCGGGTGGTGAGGACGACGCGTCTGGACGGGCTGGTGGCCCGGCTGCCGCGCGGTCTCGACACGCTGGTGGGGCATCGTGGGACCAAGCTGTCGGGCGGCGAACGTCAGCGCGTCGCGATCGGCCGCGCCCTGCTGCGCCGCCCCCGCCTGCTGCTCCTCGACGAGGCGACCTCGCAGCTCGACGCCGTGAACGAGGCCGCGCTGCGGGACACGGTCGCCGATGTCGCGCGTACGACCACGGTCCTCGTCGTCGCGCACCGGCTGTCCACCGTCACGATGGCCGACCGCATCGTCGTCATGGACGCGGGCCGGGTGCGCGCGGTGGGAACCCATCGGGAACTCGTGGCGGGAGATCCGCTCTACGCCGAGCTGGCGGCCACGCAGTTCCTCGCCACGGCGGGCTGA
- a CDS encoding SDR family oxidoreductase, which yields MSGSLEGKVALVAGATRGAGRGIAVELGAAGATVYVTGRSTRERRSEYDRPETIEDTAELVRAAGGVGIVVPTDHLDPAQVEALVARVDDEQGRLDVLVNDIWGGEKLFEWDAPVWEHDLDNGLRLLRLAVETHAVTSHHALPLLLRHPGGLVVEMTDGTAEYNRDTYRVSFFYDLAKASVLRMAFALGHELGPRGATAVALTPGWLRSEIMLEAFGVTEENWRDATERVPHFGISETPFYVGRAVAALAADPDVARWNGQSLSSGQLAPVYGFTDRDGSRPDAWRYMVEVQDADKPADGTDGGGDGGGPDAQAVVEAYR from the coding sequence ATGTCAGGGTCACTGGAAGGCAAGGTCGCACTGGTCGCGGGGGCCACCCGGGGAGCGGGACGGGGGATCGCCGTGGAACTCGGCGCGGCCGGCGCCACCGTGTACGTGACCGGGCGCAGCACCCGCGAACGGCGCTCCGAGTACGACCGCCCCGAGACCATCGAGGACACCGCGGAGCTGGTGCGAGCGGCGGGCGGCGTCGGTATCGTCGTGCCCACCGACCACCTCGACCCCGCGCAGGTCGAGGCCCTGGTCGCACGCGTCGACGACGAACAGGGCCGGCTCGACGTCCTGGTCAACGACATCTGGGGCGGCGAGAAGCTCTTCGAGTGGGACGCCCCGGTCTGGGAGCACGACCTCGACAACGGACTGCGGCTGCTCCGGCTGGCCGTCGAGACGCACGCCGTCACCAGCCACCACGCGCTTCCCCTGCTACTGCGCCACCCCGGCGGCCTCGTCGTCGAGATGACCGACGGCACCGCGGAGTACAACCGGGACACCTATCGCGTCTCCTTCTTCTACGACCTCGCCAAGGCGTCGGTCCTGCGCATGGCCTTCGCGCTGGGACACGAACTGGGCCCGCGCGGCGCCACCGCGGTCGCGCTCACCCCGGGGTGGCTGCGCTCCGAGATCATGCTCGAGGCCTTCGGCGTCACCGAGGAGAACTGGCGCGACGCGACGGAGCGTGTGCCGCACTTCGGCATCTCCGAGACCCCGTTCTACGTCGGCCGTGCCGTGGCCGCGCTGGCCGCCGACCCGGACGTCGCGCGCTGGAACGGGCAGTCGCTCTCCAGCGGACAGCTCGCCCCGGTGTACGGCTTCACCGATCGCGACGGCAGCCGCCCGGACGCCTGGCGCTACATGGTCGAGGTCCAGGACGCGGACAAACCGGCGGACGGGACGGACGGGGGCGGCGACGGTGGCGGGCCCGACGCCCAGGCGGTCGTCGAGGCCTATCGCTGA
- the ctaD gene encoding cytochrome c oxidase subunit I, translating into MESTTVTTPPAAVPGRPRRPTTAAVKWLTTTDHKTIGTLYLVTAFGFFCVGGVMALLMRAELARPGLQIMSNEQFNQAFTMHGTIMLLMFATPLFAGFANWIMPLQIGAPDVAFPRLNMFAYWLYLFGSTIAVGGFLTPQGAADFGWFAYSPLSDAVRSPGVGADMWIMGLAFSGFGTILGAVNFITTIICMRAPGMTMFRMPIFVWNVLLTGVLVLLAFPVLAAALFALEADRKFGAHVFDASNGGALLWQHLFWFFGHPEVYIIALPFFGIISEVIPVFSRKPMFGYMGLIGATIAIAGLSVTVWAHHMYVTGGVLLPFFSFMTFLIAVPTGVKFFNWIGTMWKGSLSFETPMLWATGFLITFVFGGLTGVMLASPPMDFPVSDSYFVVAHFHYVIFGTVVFAMFSGFHFWWPKMTGKMLDERLGKITFWTLFVGFHGTFLVQHWLGANGMQRRIPDYLAVEGLTTLNTVSTIFSFLLGSSLLPFFYNIWKTAKYGKKVDVDDPWGYGRSLEWATSCPPPRHNFLTLPRIRSESPAFDLHHPEIDAARPQLETARGELR; encoded by the coding sequence ATGGAGAGCACCACTGTCACGACGCCGCCCGCAGCCGTTCCCGGGCGTCCGCGTCGTCCCACAACGGCCGCGGTGAAGTGGCTGACCACCACGGACCACAAGACGATCGGCACGCTGTATCTGGTCACGGCGTTCGGCTTCTTCTGCGTCGGCGGGGTGATGGCGCTGCTGATGCGCGCCGAACTGGCCCGGCCCGGTCTGCAGATCATGTCGAACGAGCAGTTCAACCAGGCGTTCACGATGCACGGCACGATCATGCTGCTGATGTTCGCGACGCCGCTGTTCGCCGGCTTCGCGAACTGGATCATGCCGCTGCAGATCGGCGCGCCCGACGTGGCGTTCCCGCGGCTGAACATGTTCGCCTACTGGCTGTACCTCTTCGGCTCGACGATCGCGGTCGGCGGCTTCCTCACCCCGCAGGGCGCGGCCGACTTCGGCTGGTTCGCGTACTCGCCGCTGTCGGACGCGGTCCGTTCGCCGGGTGTCGGCGCCGACATGTGGATCATGGGCCTGGCCTTCTCCGGCTTCGGCACGATCCTCGGCGCGGTCAACTTCATCACCACGATCATCTGCATGCGCGCTCCCGGCATGACGATGTTCCGCATGCCCATCTTCGTGTGGAACGTGCTGCTCACCGGTGTACTGGTCCTGCTGGCCTTCCCCGTACTGGCCGCGGCGCTGTTCGCGCTGGAGGCGGACCGCAAATTCGGCGCGCACGTCTTCGACGCGTCGAACGGAGGGGCGCTGCTCTGGCAACACCTCTTCTGGTTCTTCGGCCATCCGGAGGTGTACATCATCGCGCTGCCGTTCTTCGGCATCATTTCCGAGGTCATCCCGGTGTTCTCGCGCAAGCCGATGTTCGGTTACATGGGCCTGATCGGCGCGACCATCGCGATCGCGGGTCTCTCCGTGACCGTGTGGGCGCACCACATGTACGTCACCGGCGGCGTACTGCTCCCGTTCTTCTCCTTCATGACGTTCCTCATCGCCGTACCGACAGGCGTGAAGTTCTTCAACTGGATCGGAACGATGTGGAAGGGCTCACTGTCCTTCGAGACCCCCATGCTGTGGGCGACCGGCTTCCTCATCACCTTCGTGTTCGGCGGTCTGACGGGAGTGATGCTCGCGTCGCCACCGATGGACTTCCCCGTCTCGGACAGCTACTTCGTGGTGGCGCACTTCCACTACGTGATCTTCGGTACGGTCGTGTTCGCGATGTTCTCCGGCTTCCACTTCTGGTGGCCGAAGATGACGGGCAAGATGCTCGACGAGCGGCTCGGCAAGATCACCTTCTGGACACTGTTCGTGGGCTTCCACGGCACGTTCCTGGTCCAGCACTGGCTGGGCGCGAACGGCATGCAGCGACGCATCCCCGACTATCTGGCGGTGGAGGGCCTGACCACCCTCAACACGGTGTCGACCATCTTCTCCTTCCTGCTCGGCAGCTCCCTCCTGCCGTTCTTCTACAACATCTGGAAGACCGCCAAGTACGGCAAGAAGGTCGACGTCGACGACCCCTGGGGCTACGGCCGTTCACTGGAGTGGGCCACCTCCTGCCCGCCGCCGCGCCACAACTTCCTCACCCTGCCGCGGATCCGCAGTGAATCTCCCGCCTTCGATCTCCACCACCCGGAGATCGACGCCGCGCGCCCGCAGTTGGAGACGGCGCGCGGGGAGCTGCGATGA
- the glpK gene encoding glycerol kinase GlpK, translating into MADFVGAVDQGTTSTRFMIFDHAGNEVAKHQLEHTQILPRSGWVEHDPVEIWERTDAVIQNALRNGNLSATDLAAIGITNQRETTVVWDPRNGRPYCNAIVWQDTRTDSIAAALERSGRGDVIRRKAGLPPATYFSGGKIQWILENVDGVREAAEKGHAVFGNTDCWVLWNLTGGPHGGIHATDVTNASRTMLMDLETLDWDDELLGFFDIPRTMLPTINPSSHREAYGVTSTSPPLRAAVPVTGVLGDQQAATVGQVCYAPGEAKNTYGTGNFLVLNTGTEPVRSQHGLLTTVAYRFGDSPAVYALEGSIAVTGSAVQWLRDQMKIIKDAAESETLARTVEDSGGVYFVPAFSGLFAPYWRSDARGAIVGLARYNDNGHLARATLEAICYQSRDVVEAMEQDSGVHLDVLKVDGGVTANDLCMQIQADVLGVPVSRPVVAETTALGAAYAAGLATGFWRNTDELRTHWQESRRWEPQWSDDRREEGYAGWKKAVQRTLDWAAVE; encoded by the coding sequence ATGGCTGACTTCGTCGGCGCCGTGGACCAGGGGACCACCAGTACCCGGTTCATGATCTTCGACCACGCGGGCAACGAGGTGGCGAAGCACCAGCTGGAGCACACCCAGATCCTGCCGCGCTCCGGGTGGGTCGAGCACGACCCGGTGGAGATCTGGGAGCGCACCGACGCGGTGATCCAGAACGCGCTGCGGAACGGGAACCTGTCCGCGACCGACCTGGCGGCGATCGGCATCACCAACCAGCGCGAGACCACCGTGGTCTGGGACCCGCGCAACGGCCGCCCCTACTGCAACGCGATCGTCTGGCAGGACACCCGCACCGACTCCATCGCCGCGGCCCTGGAACGCTCGGGCCGGGGCGACGTCATCCGCCGCAAGGCGGGCCTGCCGCCGGCGACGTACTTCTCCGGCGGCAAGATCCAGTGGATCCTGGAGAACGTGGACGGCGTCCGCGAGGCGGCGGAAAAGGGCCACGCCGTCTTCGGCAACACGGACTGCTGGGTCCTGTGGAACCTCACCGGCGGCCCGCACGGAGGCATCCACGCCACCGACGTGACCAACGCCAGCCGCACCATGCTGATGGACCTGGAGACCCTCGACTGGGACGACGAACTCCTGGGATTCTTCGACATCCCGCGGACGATGCTGCCCACCATCAACCCCTCGTCCCACCGGGAGGCGTACGGGGTGACAAGCACCTCCCCGCCCCTGCGGGCCGCCGTCCCCGTCACCGGGGTGCTCGGCGACCAGCAGGCGGCCACCGTCGGACAGGTCTGCTACGCGCCCGGCGAGGCCAAGAACACCTACGGCACCGGCAACTTCCTGGTCCTCAACACCGGAACGGAACCGGTCCGTTCGCAGCACGGCCTGCTCACCACCGTGGCCTACCGTTTCGGCGACAGCCCGGCGGTCTACGCCCTGGAGGGTTCCATCGCGGTCACCGGGTCCGCGGTGCAGTGGCTGCGCGACCAGATGAAGATCATCAAGGACGCGGCGGAGAGCGAGACGCTGGCCCGTACGGTCGAGGACAGCGGAGGCGTGTACTTCGTGCCCGCGTTCTCGGGCCTGTTCGCCCCGTACTGGCGCTCCGACGCACGCGGCGCGATCGTCGGCCTCGCCCGGTACAACGACAACGGACACCTGGCCCGGGCCACCCTGGAGGCCATCTGCTACCAGAGCCGTGACGTCGTCGAGGCCATGGAACAGGACTCCGGCGTCCACCTCGACGTGCTCAAGGTCGACGGCGGTGTGACCGCCAACGACCTGTGCATGCAGATCCAGGCCGACGTGCTCGGCGTACCGGTCAGCCGCCCCGTCGTCGCCGAGACCACCGCGCTCGGCGCGGCTTACGCGGCGGGCCTGGCCACCGGCTTCTGGCGGAACACCGACGAACTGCGCACCCACTGGCAGGAGTCCAGGCGCTGGGAGCCGCAGTGGTCCGACGACCGGCGCGAGGAGGGCTACGCGGGGTGGAAGAAGGCGGTGCAGCGGACGCTCGACTGGGCCGCGGTGGAATAG
- a CDS encoding MBL fold metallo-hydrolase, translating into MTARIEHLVTSGTFSLDGGTWDVDNNVWIVGDDHEAIVIDAAHDADAIAEAVGDRRLLAIVCTHAHNDHIDAAPALAERTGATIWLHPDDLPLWKQTHPDRLPDAWLQDGQVIEAAGADLTVLHTPGHAPGAVCLYDQGLGTVFTGDTLFQGGPGATGRSYSHFPTIVTSIRERLLALPGDTVVRTGHGDSTTIGAEAPHLEEWIARGH; encoded by the coding sequence ATGACCGCGCGCATCGAACACCTCGTCACCTCGGGCACCTTCTCGCTCGACGGCGGTACCTGGGACGTCGACAACAACGTGTGGATCGTCGGCGACGACCACGAGGCGATCGTCATCGACGCCGCGCACGATGCCGACGCCATCGCCGAGGCCGTGGGCGACCGGCGGCTGCTGGCCATCGTGTGCACCCACGCCCACAACGACCACATCGACGCCGCGCCCGCACTCGCCGAGCGCACCGGCGCCACGATCTGGCTCCACCCGGACGACCTGCCGCTGTGGAAGCAGACCCATCCTGACCGGCTGCCCGACGCCTGGCTGCAGGACGGGCAGGTGATCGAGGCGGCCGGTGCCGACCTGACCGTCCTGCACACGCCCGGCCACGCCCCCGGCGCGGTCTGCCTGTACGACCAGGGGCTGGGCACCGTGTTCACCGGCGACACCCTCTTCCAGGGCGGTCCGGGAGCCACCGGCCGCTCCTACTCGCACTTCCCGACGATCGTCACGTCGATCCGTGAGCGTCTGCTGGCCCTGCCCGGCGACACCGTCGTCCGCACCGGGCACGGCGACTCGACCACCATCGGCGCCGAGGCGCCGCACCTGGAGGAGTGGATCGCGCGCGGCCACTGA
- a CDS encoding MIP/aquaporin family protein codes for MRERFNRLGLVGEMAAEFVGTMVLILFGSAVVAQVVAGGALTTPPGGLGDHDSISWAWGIGVTMGVYVAARLSGAHLNPAVTVTLATFKGFPWRKVAPYALAQTAGAFVAALLVRWNYTEALAKADPGHTFKTQTVFSTLPANGNPNLPVHEWGAFRDQVIGTALLLLMILAITDVLNTPPGANLGAFITGLVVVGIGMAWGTNAGYAINPARDFGPRLASYLTGYRSAWRDQYGNFYFWVPIVGPLVGGLLGGALYKGVVGRFLPAAEPEPAGRVPASEG; via the coding sequence ATGAGGGAGCGGTTCAACAGGCTGGGCCTGGTCGGAGAAATGGCCGCCGAATTCGTCGGCACCATGGTGCTGATCCTCTTCGGATCCGCCGTGGTGGCCCAGGTGGTGGCCGGCGGCGCACTCACGACCCCGCCGGGCGGACTCGGCGACCACGACAGCATCTCCTGGGCGTGGGGCATCGGCGTCACCATGGGTGTCTACGTCGCGGCCCGCCTCAGTGGCGCCCATCTCAACCCCGCGGTGACGGTGACGCTGGCCACGTTCAAGGGTTTCCCCTGGCGCAAGGTGGCGCCGTACGCGCTCGCCCAGACGGCCGGCGCCTTCGTGGCGGCGCTCCTCGTGCGCTGGAACTACACCGAGGCACTGGCGAAGGCCGACCCCGGCCACACCTTCAAGACGCAGACGGTGTTCTCCACGCTGCCCGCCAACGGCAACCCGAACCTGCCGGTCCATGAGTGGGGCGCGTTTCGCGACCAGGTCATCGGCACCGCCCTGCTGCTGCTCATGATCCTGGCCATCACGGACGTGCTCAACACACCCCCCGGCGCCAACCTGGGCGCGTTCATCACCGGTCTGGTCGTCGTGGGCATCGGTATGGCCTGGGGCACCAACGCGGGCTACGCCATCAACCCCGCGCGCGACTTCGGCCCCCGGCTGGCCAGTTACCTCACCGGGTACCGCAGTGCGTGGCGGGATCAGTACGGAAACTTCTACTTCTGGGTGCCGATCGTCGGCCCATTGGTCGGCGGTCTGCTCGGCGGGGCGCTGTACAAGGGCGTCGTCGGACGGTTCCTGCCCGCGGCGGAGCCCGAGCCCGCCGGTCGTGTCCCGGCCTCCGAGGGCTGA